The proteins below are encoded in one region of Prevotella melaninogenica ATCC 25845:
- a CDS encoding Eco57I restriction-modification methylase domain-containing protein → MATFESSLKPRLIYVFAIADKQHEGSLKIGETTLGDDTGDTLAAPNSDVLNQAAKARIDQYTKTAGISYELLHTELTFYIRGGHICSFNDKQVHNVLERSGVKRKEFKGATEWYSCDLETVKRAIAAIKEGKDSLGAGEVTHTENPIILRPEQKDAVERTLKQFRRGNQMLWNAKMRFGKTLCALRVAKEMGAVRTIIVTHRPVVDASWFEDFGKTFHDSPEWHYGSHNKGESFASLQRLAGQGKKYVYFASMQDMRGSKEVGGKFDKNNEIFSTTWDLVIVDEAHEGTQTELGKAVLEQLISKNTKILRLSGTPFNLLDDHKEEEVFTWDYVMEQKAKIDWEINHLGDTNPYASLPAIHIYTYDLGRLMSEYSDEEKAFNFREFFRTREDGSFVHERDIDHFLTLLTTDDEESLYPYSNDSFRQIFRHTLWILPGVKAAKALSRKLAKHPVFGLFNVVNVAGDGDEEEESRDALELVNKAIGSDPDQSYTITLSCGRLTTGVSVKPWTGVFMMAGAYSTSAAGYMQTIFRVQTPYTHNGRMKTDCYAFDFAPDRTLRVLAETAKVSHKAGKQTEDDRKLLGDFLNFCPIIAIDGGQMKQYKVETMLAQLKRAQIEKVVQDGFENGALYNDELLKLTDVELKEFDDLKGIIGKTKAMPKSGDIDINRQGLTNEQYEEKEQLEKKKKKDLTPEEKKRLDELKAKGDQRREAISILRGISIRMPLMLYGAEMVDEDKELTIDNFAKLMDDQSWEEFMPRGVTKQVFARFKRYYDPDIFREAGKRIREMARMADKFTIEERIARLASIFATFRNPDKETVLTPWRVVNMHLGDSLGGYCFMNEDFTSNLDIPRYIEHKGVTTEVFHPQSVILEINSKSGLYPLYAAYNIYRTRLEQAREKYGEVNRATALMLWDLTLEENIFVVCKTPMARYITMRTLRGFRNTNVHTKYYPNLIESIITEPDSVVNMLRSGKRFWKINNDENMKIDAIIGNPPYQVTSENTSDAPVYHLFIDLASLLAQRVSLLTPARYLFNAGKTPKDWNTKILNDEHFKVVDYWANSTDVFPTVDIKGGVAVMYRDSKLNFGKIGTFTAYKKLNIIANKVCKISENGLFAELIYAPESYRLSDKLHEDYPWAKERLSMGHPYDITTNIFEKLPEIFKETYQIKEEEVRFYGRYKNERCYRWIKREYVDFHPNLDKYKVIVPKSNGSGAIGEVLSSPLIGEPLIGVTQTFLTIGAFDTRTEAEACLKYVKTKFARTMLGLLKATQHNPKDTWRLVPLQDFTAASDIDWTLSVAEIDQQLYHKYGLEAEEIAFIEEKVRAMG, encoded by the coding sequence ATGGCTACTTTTGAATCATCACTCAAACCTCGATTGATATATGTTTTTGCTATTGCTGACAAACAGCATGAAGGTAGTTTGAAGATAGGAGAAACAACGCTTGGTGATGATACTGGAGATACGTTGGCAGCACCCAATAGCGATGTCCTTAACCAGGCTGCCAAGGCTCGTATTGATCAATATACGAAAACGGCAGGTATCAGTTACGAACTTCTGCACACCGAACTTACGTTTTACATCCGTGGAGGACATATCTGTTCCTTCAATGACAAACAAGTGCATAATGTCTTAGAGCGTTCGGGCGTAAAACGTAAGGAGTTTAAAGGAGCTACTGAATGGTATTCCTGTGACTTGGAAACCGTAAAACGTGCCATTGCTGCCATCAAGGAGGGCAAGGACAGTTTGGGGGCAGGCGAAGTGACTCACACTGAGAATCCGATTATTCTCCGACCAGAACAAAAGGACGCCGTGGAGCGTACGCTCAAACAGTTTCGTCGGGGCAATCAGATGTTATGGAATGCCAAAATGCGTTTTGGTAAAACCCTATGTGCCTTGCGTGTAGCTAAAGAGATGGGAGCCGTCCGTACTATTATTGTCACTCATCGTCCTGTGGTAGACGCCAGTTGGTTTGAAGACTTCGGAAAAACATTCCACGACAGTCCTGAGTGGCATTATGGTTCACATAACAAGGGGGAAAGCTTTGCCTCGCTCCAGCGACTGGCTGGTCAAGGAAAGAAATATGTCTATTTTGCTTCTATGCAAGATATGCGTGGCTCTAAGGAAGTTGGAGGAAAGTTTGACAAAAACAACGAAATATTTTCAACTACTTGGGACTTGGTTATTGTAGATGAGGCTCACGAAGGTACGCAAACCGAATTAGGAAAGGCTGTCTTAGAACAACTGATAAGCAAAAACACTAAGATATTGCGCCTATCAGGCACACCTTTCAATCTGTTGGACGACCACAAAGAAGAGGAGGTCTTTACGTGGGATTATGTTATGGAGCAAAAAGCCAAAATAGACTGGGAAATCAATCATCTTGGTGACACCAATCCATACGCTTCGCTACCCGCTATTCACATATACACCTACGATCTTGGGCGGTTGATGAGTGAATATAGCGACGAAGAAAAAGCCTTCAACTTCCGCGAGTTCTTCCGCACACGAGAAGATGGGAGCTTTGTACACGAGCGAGATATTGACCATTTCCTCACACTCCTGACGACTGATGATGAAGAATCGCTCTATCCTTACTCTAACGACAGCTTTAGACAAATTTTCCGACATACCCTTTGGATTCTGCCGGGTGTAAAAGCCGCCAAGGCTCTCAGCAGAAAACTGGCTAAGCACCCTGTCTTTGGACTCTTCAACGTGGTTAACGTGGCAGGCGATGGCGACGAAGAGGAAGAAAGCCGCGACGCACTTGAACTTGTTAATAAAGCCATTGGCAGTGACCCTGACCAATCTTATACAATAACCCTCTCCTGTGGACGTCTTACCACGGGTGTAAGCGTAAAGCCTTGGACTGGTGTGTTTATGATGGCTGGTGCTTACAGCACTTCGGCAGCAGGATATATGCAGACTATCTTCCGTGTTCAAACACCTTATACTCATAATGGACGTATGAAGACAGACTGCTACGCCTTCGACTTTGCTCCCGACCGCACGCTGCGGGTGCTTGCTGAGACTGCAAAAGTATCGCACAAGGCTGGAAAGCAAACCGAAGATGACCGTAAATTGCTTGGCGACTTCCTTAATTTCTGTCCTATTATTGCCATTGATGGTGGGCAGATGAAACAATACAAAGTGGAAACTATGCTTGCCCAACTCAAGCGAGCGCAGATAGAAAAGGTGGTGCAAGATGGTTTTGAAAATGGTGCACTCTACAATGACGAATTACTCAAACTCACAGATGTGGAACTCAAAGAGTTTGATGACCTCAAAGGCATCATTGGCAAAACCAAGGCAATGCCTAAGTCGGGAGACATCGACATCAACCGACAGGGACTGACCAACGAGCAATACGAGGAGAAAGAACAACTTGAAAAGAAAAAGAAGAAAGACCTTACGCCAGAAGAAAAAAAACGACTCGACGAGCTTAAAGCAAAGGGCGACCAACGGCGGGAGGCTATCTCCATTCTCCGTGGTATCTCTATCCGTATGCCGCTTATGCTTTATGGTGCCGAAATGGTGGACGAGGACAAGGAACTGACCATCGACAACTTTGCTAAGCTTATGGACGACCAGTCTTGGGAAGAGTTTATGCCTCGAGGCGTAACCAAACAAGTGTTTGCCCGTTTCAAGCGTTATTACGACCCCGACATCTTCCGCGAGGCTGGTAAGCGCATCCGTGAAATGGCGCGTATGGCAGACAAGTTTACCATTGAGGAACGTATTGCCCGTTTAGCAAGCATCTTTGCCACCTTCCGCAACCCCGATAAAGAAACGGTGCTCACGCCTTGGCGTGTGGTAAATATGCATCTTGGAGATAGCCTTGGAGGCTACTGCTTTATGAACGAGGACTTCACCTCCAACTTAGATATTCCTCGCTATATTGAGCATAAAGGTGTCACGACTGAGGTGTTTCATCCACAGAGCGTCATTCTGGAAATTAACTCCAAGAGTGGTCTCTATCCCCTCTATGCAGCTTACAACATCTATCGCACCAGATTAGAGCAGGCTCGTGAGAAGTATGGAGAAGTAAATCGTGCCACGGCACTTATGCTTTGGGACTTGACCTTAGAGGAAAACATCTTCGTCGTCTGCAAAACGCCTATGGCACGCTACATCACTATGCGCACCCTACGAGGTTTCCGCAATACGAATGTGCATACCAAATATTATCCCAACTTAATAGAAAGCATTATCACAGAACCCGATAGCGTGGTCAATATGTTGCGCTCGGGTAAGAGATTCTGGAAAATAAATAATGACGAAAATATGAAGATAGACGCTATTATAGGCAACCCACCGTATCAGGTGACATCCGAAAACACAAGCGATGCTCCTGTTTATCATTTATTCATCGATCTTGCAAGCCTTTTGGCGCAAAGAGTCTCGCTTCTGACTCCTGCTCGCTATCTGTTTAACGCAGGCAAAACGCCAAAGGATTGGAATACTAAGATACTTAATGACGAGCACTTTAAGGTGGTTGATTATTGGGCAAATAGTACAGATGTGTTCCCAACAGTAGATATAAAAGGAGGAGTGGCTGTTATGTACAGAGACTCTAAGCTGAATTTTGGAAAAATTGGTACGTTCACAGCTTACAAGAAATTGAACATTATTGCAAATAAAGTATGTAAGATAAGTGAAAACGGATTGTTTGCAGAACTAATATATGCGCCCGAAAGTTATAGATTGTCAGATAAATTACACGAAGACTATCCTTGGGCTAAAGAGCGTTTAAGTATGGGACATCCATACGATATAACAACCAATATTTTTGAAAAACTGCCCGAAATATTCAAAGAGACTTATCAAATAAAGGAAGAGGAAGTTAGATTCTATGGTAGATATAAAAACGAACGTTGCTATCGTTGGATAAAAAGGGAATATGTTGATTTCCACCCGAATTTGGATAAATATAAGGTGATTGTTCCTAAAAGCAACGGATCGGGAGCAATCGGAGAAGTACTGAGTTCACCGCTCATAGGAGAACCACTCATAGGAGTTACTCAGACATTTTTAACAATAGGAGCATTCGATACTCGGACAGAAGCAGAGGCTTGTCTCAAATACGTCAAGACAAAGTTTGCCAGAACGATGCTGGGGCTACTTAAAGCAACGCAACACAATCCCAAAGACACTTGGCGACTTGTACCATTGCAAGACTTTACCGCAGCGTCAGACATTGATTGGACACTTTCTGTTGCAGAGATAGACCAACAACTTTACCACAAATATGGGTTGGAAGCGGAAGAAATAGCCTTTATTGAAGAAAAGGTGCGAGCAATGGGGTGA
- a CDS encoding Eco57I restriction-modification methylase domain-containing protein → MILYLSNIAKISPIYAIIGNPPYQLTVAKKDTDNGQKAVVNIFQHFQLLADRLAPRFSSLIYPAGRWIHRSGKGLANFGYNQIIAVR, encoded by the coding sequence TTGATTTTGTATCTAAGTAATATTGCAAAAATCTCGCCGATTTACGCTATTATAGGCAACCCACCGTATCAGCTGACTGTAGCAAAGAAAGATACTGATAATGGACAAAAAGCTGTTGTAAATATATTCCAACATTTCCAATTACTTGCCGACAGACTTGCTCCACGTTTTTCCTCGCTCATTTATCCTGCTGGGCGGTGGATACATCGTTCAGGCAAGGGACTGGCAAATTTTGGCTATAATCAAATTATTGCTGTCCGATAA
- a CDS encoding IS4 family transposase, whose translation MNKSTHFIGQPLYVQLLNYFNRDKILSLSQAQGGEHYIKKFDAWHHLVVMLYAVMLRLDSLREIKASLFANVNRFNHLGLKHFPCRSTLSDANKRRDSEIFGSIYMNLYEKYRHELYSDSRNCGQPKWLKNLKIIDSTTISLFSNLVFKGVGRNPKTGKKKGGIKVHTEIFANENVPSDIKFTSAASHDQFALIPERYANEDLIAFDRAYINYEKFSELTQRGVIYVTKMKNNLSFERIADTDYQMTTDYGAVRVETILFHKHTKEKDIYHKARKITYQDKTKKGKIRFISLLTNDFQMSAEDIIAIYKRRWQIETLFKQIKQNFPLRYFYGESANAIKIQIWITLIANLLITLVKNKIKRPWSFSGLATMIRILLMSYVSIQSFFERPHRDWDRLITQVKAPPEELSLF comes from the coding sequence ATGAACAAAAGTACACATTTTATCGGACAGCCACTATATGTTCAACTGTTAAACTATTTTAATCGTGATAAAATTCTCTCTCTGAGCCAAGCTCAGGGAGGTGAACACTATATAAAGAAGTTTGATGCATGGCATCATCTTGTTGTCATGCTTTATGCAGTAATGCTGCGTTTAGACTCTCTGCGTGAGATAAAAGCCTCTCTCTTTGCTAATGTTAATCGCTTTAATCATCTTGGTTTAAAGCATTTCCCTTGTCGAAGTACCTTGTCAGATGCAAATAAACGCCGAGATTCCGAGATATTCGGTTCGATCTATATGAACCTATATGAGAAATACCGCCATGAGCTTTACTCGGACAGCCGAAATTGTGGACAGCCTAAATGGCTGAAGAATCTAAAGATAATAGATTCTACGACAATAAGTCTGTTTTCTAACTTGGTCTTTAAAGGTGTAGGACGTAATCCCAAAACTGGTAAGAAGAAGGGTGGAATAAAAGTACATACAGAGATATTTGCCAATGAGAATGTTCCAAGCGATATTAAGTTCACATCTGCAGCTAGTCATGATCAGTTTGCACTTATCCCAGAACGATACGCCAATGAGGACCTGATTGCTTTTGACCGAGCCTATATAAACTATGAAAAGTTCTCTGAACTGACGCAAAGAGGCGTTATATATGTAACTAAGATGAAAAATAATCTTAGCTTTGAAAGGATTGCTGATACAGATTACCAGATGACTACAGATTATGGAGCTGTACGCGTAGAAACCATTCTCTTCCATAAGCATACAAAGGAAAAAGATATTTACCATAAAGCAAGAAAAATCACATATCAGGATAAGACCAAGAAAGGGAAAATCAGATTCATATCTCTGCTGACCAATGATTTTCAGATGTCAGCAGAAGATATTATAGCTATCTATAAGAGACGATGGCAAATAGAAACCTTATTTAAACAAATAAAACAGAATTTCCCGCTAAGATACTTCTATGGAGAGAGTGCGAACGCTATAAAAATACAAATATGGATTACACTTATAGCCAATCTGCTTATAACCCTAGTGAAGAACAAAATAAAGAGACCTTGGAGTTTCTCAGGCTTGGCAACAATGATAAGAATTCTACTTATGAGTTATGTCTCAATACAGAGTTTCTTTGAACGGCCACATAGAGACTGGGATAGATTGATTACCCAGGTAAAAGCCCCACCAGAAGAGTTGTCATTATTCTAG
- a CDS encoding glycerate kinase, whose protein sequence is MKHIILAIDSFKGCLSSVEAEDAAEQGLRERWQEVKVVKVPVTDGGDGMLEVFLQLFDCKEITINCHDALMRPIQASYAVCADNTVVIETALSCGINFLKQQELNPLRATTYGLGELFADALQRGYRKFVVGLGGSATSDCGLGMLAALKDIFGKNWRDKFLRDLDITLASDVNNPLFGERGAAVIFGPQKGATPEMIVCLDRRARTFARMAAAQLGFDCSLNNGAGAAGGLGYAFMQFMNAKMSSGADVLLETVNFNSLIEDADLIITGEGSADSQTLMGKIPIRVLEYGLRKNVPVMLIAGKVKDAAALLKAGFSQVQCITPTDMMLTEAMKPTVAKENIRKAIIQLN, encoded by the coding sequence ATGAAGCATATTATTTTAGCTATTGATAGTTTTAAAGGTTGTCTCTCTTCTGTTGAAGCTGAAGATGCTGCTGAACAGGGTCTTCGTGAGCGGTGGCAGGAAGTTAAGGTTGTAAAGGTTCCTGTCACGGATGGGGGAGATGGAATGTTAGAAGTCTTTTTACAGTTATTCGACTGTAAGGAGATTACTATTAATTGCCACGATGCACTCATGCGTCCCATTCAAGCAAGCTATGCCGTATGTGCAGATAATACGGTCGTTATAGAGACGGCTTTGTCGTGTGGCATAAATTTTCTTAAGCAACAGGAATTGAATCCTTTACGTGCAACCACTTATGGATTAGGTGAACTCTTTGCTGATGCACTTCAAAGAGGATATAGAAAGTTTGTTGTAGGACTTGGAGGGTCAGCTACAAGCGATTGCGGACTTGGTATGTTGGCAGCTTTGAAAGACATTTTTGGTAAGAACTGGCGTGATAAATTTTTACGAGATTTAGATATAACCTTAGCTTCAGATGTAAATAATCCTCTCTTTGGTGAACGTGGTGCTGCTGTCATTTTTGGTCCACAGAAGGGAGCGACACCAGAAATGATAGTTTGTTTGGATCGTCGAGCACGTACTTTTGCACGTATGGCTGCTGCTCAGTTAGGTTTTGATTGTTCTTTGAATAACGGTGCTGGAGCTGCAGGTGGATTGGGTTATGCTTTTATGCAGTTTATGAATGCCAAGATGAGCTCTGGTGCAGATGTTCTTTTAGAAACTGTCAATTTTAATTCACTTATAGAAGATGCAGATTTGATTATAACAGGGGAGGGTAGTGCAGATAGTCAGACATTAATGGGAAAGATACCGATAAGGGTTTTAGAATATGGTCTTCGTAAGAATGTTCCTGTTATGCTTATAGCTGGGAAGGTAAAGGATGCGGCAGCTTTACTTAAAGCAGGCTTCTCACAAGTCCAATGTATTACACCAACAGATATGATGCTTACAGAAGCAATGAAACCTACCGTTGCAAAAGAGAATATTCGAAAAGCTATTATACAGTTAAATTAA
- the lpxK gene encoding tetraacyldisaccharide 4'-kinase encodes MEGDHIKINKWLLPFSWLYGLGVRLRNELFELNILKSRQFDIPVISVGNITVGGSGKTPHVEYLIRLLKDKMKVAVLSRGYKRKSCGYVLANENTPMREIGDEPYQMKTKFPDIRVAVDKKRCEGIDRLTSDEETKDTDVILLDDAFQHRYVHPGINILLVDYHRLIIYDKLLPAGRLREPLSGKNRADIVIITKCPKSLNPIDYRVLSKAMELYPFQQLYFTTLDYCDLEPIFSKGRNIPLTEIRGKNILLLAGIMSPKQLELDLNSFTGNNALTTLSFPDHHAFTTKDIHRINETFAKMPEPKLIVTTEKDKARLVDIDKLSDDVKENIYALPIKVSFMLDKEEVFNKKIISYVRKNSRNSILAKREDDHKSKDSHHSGHRPRTISFRDNR; translated from the coding sequence ATGGAAGGAGACCACATCAAAATAAACAAATGGCTATTGCCTTTCAGCTGGCTCTATGGGCTTGGAGTAAGACTGCGCAATGAGTTATTTGAACTGAACATTCTCAAATCCCGACAGTTTGACATTCCAGTCATATCTGTTGGTAACATTACTGTGGGTGGTTCAGGGAAAACTCCCCACGTAGAATATCTTATCCGATTACTGAAGGATAAAATGAAGGTGGCTGTTCTCTCACGTGGCTATAAACGTAAGAGTTGTGGATACGTATTAGCAAACGAGAATACTCCTATGCGGGAGATTGGTGATGAACCCTATCAAATGAAGACAAAGTTCCCTGATATTCGTGTTGCAGTTGATAAGAAACGCTGTGAAGGAATAGATCGGCTAACATCTGATGAAGAAACAAAAGATACAGATGTTATTCTCTTAGATGATGCTTTTCAGCACCGATATGTACATCCCGGTATCAATATCCTGTTAGTTGATTATCATCGACTTATCATCTATGACAAACTTCTTCCTGCAGGAAGACTACGTGAGCCACTCTCTGGAAAAAATCGTGCAGATATTGTTATCATCACGAAGTGCCCAAAGAGTCTAAACCCAATAGACTATCGTGTATTGAGTAAAGCTATGGAACTCTACCCTTTCCAACAGCTTTATTTTACGACGTTAGACTATTGTGATTTGGAACCTATCTTCAGTAAAGGAAGAAATATACCACTCACAGAAATAAGAGGAAAAAATATCTTGTTGCTTGCTGGTATCATGTCACCAAAGCAATTGGAGTTGGATCTAAACTCTTTCACAGGAAACAATGCACTGACAACACTATCGTTCCCAGACCATCATGCATTCACAACAAAGGATATTCATCGTATTAACGAGACCTTTGCTAAAATGCCTGAACCAAAATTGATTGTCACAACAGAGAAAGATAAGGCACGTCTTGTTGATATTGATAAATTATCAGACGATGTAAAAGAAAACATTTATGCACTTCCTATCAAGGTAAGCTTTATGCTTGACAAGGAAGAGGTATTCAATAAAAAAATAATATCCTATGTACGAAAAAATTCAAGAAACAGCATCTTGGCTAAAAGAGAGGATGACCACAAGTCCAAAGACAGCCATCATTCTGGGCACAGGCCTCGGACAATTAGCTTCAGAGATAACCGATAG
- the sppA gene encoding signal peptide peptidase SppA, producing MKQFFKFVFASFFGMMLFSIVTGLFALFTIVGMIASQDTTKEPEDNSILVLNLSGQMSERSENNFLSQLQGSQINSLGLDDMLEGIRKAKDNDKIKGIYIEAGAFASDSYASMQALRKALLDFKKSRKWIIAYADTYTQGTYYLSSVADKVYLNPQGQIDWHGLASEPVFIKDLLAKFGVKMQVVKVGAYKSATEMFTGDKMSDANREQTSAYLNSIWGNITKEVGASRGLSVAQLNAYADSMITFADPQEYVKLKLVDGLVYTDQIKGIVKKQLGIEADKDINQVTIADMVNTEDKNQGDKENEVAVYYAYGDIVDGVVGGLFSQGHQIDAQVVCKDLEELAKDKDVKAVVVRVNSGGGSAYASEQIWHQIMELKKLKPVVVSMGGMAASGGYYMSAPANWIVAEPTTITGSIGIFGMFPDVSGLLREKLGLKFDEVKTNKYADFGTRARPFTEEEMSYLSQYVNRGYKLFRHRVAEGRKMTEKQVEKVAQGHVFTGQDAQKIGLVDQLGGLDVAVAKAAQLAKLPNYRKCAYPKEPNFLEQMMEQTNPNNYLSQQLRANLGDYYEPFTLLKTIDQQSAIQARLPFYPNIH from the coding sequence ATGAAACAATTTTTCAAATTCGTTTTTGCTTCTTTCTTTGGAATGATGTTGTTTAGCATCGTTACAGGACTCTTTGCACTTTTCACTATTGTTGGTATGATTGCATCGCAGGATACAACCAAAGAACCTGAAGACAACTCAATACTTGTATTGAATCTTTCAGGACAGATGTCAGAGAGAAGTGAAAATAATTTTCTTAGTCAGCTACAAGGTTCTCAAATAAATAGTTTGGGTCTTGACGATATGCTTGAAGGAATCAGAAAAGCTAAAGACAACGATAAAATAAAGGGTATATACATAGAAGCAGGTGCGTTTGCGTCTGATTCATATGCTTCTATGCAGGCATTGCGTAAAGCACTACTCGATTTCAAGAAGAGTAGAAAGTGGATTATTGCTTACGCTGACACCTATACACAGGGTACATACTACTTGTCGTCTGTTGCTGATAAAGTTTATCTTAATCCACAAGGACAGATTGACTGGCACGGATTAGCTTCTGAACCAGTTTTCATTAAGGACCTCTTGGCAAAATTCGGTGTAAAGATGCAGGTAGTAAAGGTTGGTGCTTACAAAAGCGCAACCGAGATGTTCACTGGCGACAAGATGAGTGATGCTAATCGTGAGCAAACATCAGCCTATTTAAACAGTATCTGGGGCAATATTACAAAGGAAGTTGGAGCAAGCAGAGGTTTGTCAGTAGCACAACTGAACGCATACGCTGACAGTATGATAACCTTTGCTGACCCACAAGAATATGTAAAATTAAAGCTCGTTGATGGCTTAGTTTATACAGACCAGATAAAAGGAATCGTCAAAAAGCAATTAGGTATTGAGGCTGACAAAGACATCAATCAGGTTACTATTGCTGACATGGTGAACACTGAGGACAAAAACCAAGGTGATAAGGAAAATGAAGTTGCAGTCTACTATGCTTATGGTGATATTGTTGATGGTGTTGTAGGAGGTCTCTTCTCACAAGGTCATCAGATTGACGCACAAGTTGTTTGCAAAGATTTGGAAGAGTTAGCAAAAGATAAAGACGTTAAGGCTGTTGTCGTACGTGTCAACTCTGGCGGCGGCTCCGCTTATGCATCAGAGCAAATCTGGCATCAGATTATGGAACTGAAAAAGTTGAAACCTGTCGTTGTTAGTATGGGTGGAATGGCTGCTTCTGGTGGCTATTATATGTCAGCTCCAGCCAACTGGATTGTTGCTGAGCCTACTACAATTACAGGCTCTATAGGAATCTTTGGTATGTTCCCTGATGTTAGCGGTCTGCTAAGAGAAAAACTGGGTTTAAAGTTTGATGAAGTTAAAACCAACAAATATGCTGACTTCGGCACACGCGCTCGTCCTTTCACAGAAGAAGAAATGTCATATCTTAGCCAATATGTAAACCGTGGCTATAAACTCTTCCGTCACCGTGTGGCAGAAGGACGTAAGATGACTGAAAAACAGGTTGAGAAGGTAGCACAGGGGCATGTGTTTACTGGTCAAGATGCACAAAAGATAGGACTTGTTGATCAGCTTGGTGGATTGGATGTTGCTGTAGCAAAAGCTGCACAACTTGCTAAACTACCAAATTATAGAAAATGTGCTTACCCTAAGGAGCCTAACTTCTTAGAGCAAATGATGGAGCAAACGAATCCTAATAATTACCTCAGCCAACAGTTACGTGCTAACTTAGGTGACTATTATGAGCCATTCACACTCTTAAAGACCATCGATCAACAGAGTGCAATTCAGGCACGTTTGCCATTTTATCCTAATATCCATTAA
- a CDS encoding tyrosine-type recombinase/integrase yields MVKSFKQQLKKEELSDNTITAYLYAVEDFERKYSCFNRENLLLYKADQIEQFKPKTVNLRIQALNKYLEFIGKPRLRLKSLKIQQKTYLENVISNADYQYLKSKLKEGEEEVWYFLVRFLGATGARVSELIQFKVEHVRVGYFDIYTKGGKVRRIFIPQDLCMETKAWLKRANIDLGYLFLDKHGKQITPRAIRHKLQRFAHQWGINSKVMHPHSFRHRYAKNFLESFNDVVLLADLMGHESIETTRIYLRRTSNEQQAIVDKIITW; encoded by the coding sequence ATGGTCAAATCATTTAAGCAACAACTCAAGAAAGAAGAATTATCGGACAATACGATTACAGCTTATCTGTATGCTGTAGAAGACTTTGAGCGAAAGTATTCTTGCTTCAATCGAGAAAATCTTTTGCTTTACAAAGCAGATCAAATAGAACAATTTAAACCCAAAACTGTAAACCTTCGCATTCAGGCTCTCAACAAATACTTAGAGTTTATCGGTAAACCTCGCCTTCGTCTCAAATCTCTCAAAATACAACAGAAAACTTATCTCGAAAATGTGATTAGCAATGCGGACTACCAGTATCTCAAGTCAAAACTCAAAGAAGGAGAAGAGGAAGTATGGTATTTCCTCGTTCGTTTCTTAGGTGCTACAGGAGCTCGAGTAAGTGAACTTATACAATTCAAGGTCGAGCATGTGAGAGTGGGTTACTTTGACATCTATACCAAAGGAGGGAAGGTTCGTCGGATCTTCATTCCGCAAGATCTCTGCATGGAGACAAAAGCATGGTTGAAGCGTGCCAATATAGATCTTGGATATCTATTTTTAGACAAACACGGCAAGCAGATTACTCCACGAGCCATTCGACACAAATTGCAACGCTTCGCCCATCAATGGGGTATAAATTCCAAGGTGATGCACCCTCATTCCTTCCGTCATAGGTATGCAAAGAATTTCTTAGAATCGTTCAATGATGTTGTTCTATTGGCAGACTTAATGGGGCATGAGAGTATTGAGACCACTCGAATTTACCTGCGTCGTACTTCCAATGAGCAACAGGCTATTGTAGACAAGATAATTACTTGGTAA